The Liolophura sinensis isolate JHLJ2023 chromosome 6, CUHK_Ljap_v2, whole genome shotgun sequence genomic sequence CATtccatttaacatttaaaggCCCCAAAGAATCTGATCAATTCTGTGTCTGTAATAATGACCTGTGTGCAGTTTATTCTTAGTACATAGAGATGCAAATCAAAGACACTTCGTAATATTCTATTTCAGATAGTGCTTTGGGCATATCCAACATTTCAAACCATTCCATTTATATATGCACAAAAGCTATAATATCCAGAACAGGTACAGTCAATAGTGATTTCTGCAACTCAAACCTATGACATTAAGCTGAACAGTGAGCATCTGTTCGCATTACCTAAAAGGTATAACCAAGCAAACTTCACCAATGTTAGCTGCATCTGTGTGGCTCAACTGATCTGACAATGTACTAACGTACCAAGCTATACACAGCTACGTTCACAGATTCCCGTGAGATACGCCATTAACTGTTGAGCAATAATAATGGAAGTGGCTTACATAGTAGCTAAGACATATTCAGGTATTCAGGTGATTTGCACTTGATTGCACCGTGCTTCTGTCACCTAACATGGCAGGGAGCATCAATTTTCAGCATCAGTCCAGAAACTGGCATGCCAACGATAAATGGAATAGCTCTAAACTTTATGGTTACATGTTGTTTCAAGACTGTTTAATATCTGAAAAACTTTACCCTTACCTTTCCTCAGCAGATAAATTTAATGTATGCCAAAGGAAAATTGAGTGATGTTGGCATTCACAAATTGATGCTCCATTAAAATAGCAGGAAAATGTGCATGCCGGGATGTAAACAGCAGTGCTTGATGGAAGGAAAGGCTGACTGAGATCAATGCCTTAAGTGCCATTTTCGATTTACCCCCAGTACCAAATTCACGATGCCATTATCGTATGGGTGATATCCTGAGGGCCTATGTTCTTGGCGTTGAGAGTCTGGGAGTTTTTGTGCAGACCAAGAGATTAGACTGTATGTCAAATCAGAACTAtaaaacacacagacatgttgaATATAGGACTAATTTGAAACAGAGGTTCAGAACCATTAATGGTTGACCGAACCAGAACGGGAAAATTTAGACCAAAAAACACAGTTCAAGATCACAAGTGACAACTATGTCAACACGATTTTTTTTCCTCGTGTGTAATTAAATATACTGACAGTGAGTTTTGTAAGTTTCAAAGCCTGAAGATTCACAGTCTTCCCGGGTACTGTCCATAGGCCTCTAAAAAGCccgttgttgttgcacagttCATTCGCCACAACTCACGAGAggaaaaaagaacattttaagACAAGACAGGCAATTGTATCGTGCGATCTACATACTCAAAATAAGACTGAGATCCACTGTAACCCTAATGAACAATACACTTCATATTCAAACGCTTCTTACCTTCGCACACGAAATAACTTGCGAAATCGGCCAAAACagattacaatgtacatgtatgtcaaacgATTTATTGACAATTCTTATCAACTCCACATAGAGCGcgtcaataacaaaatatagttCTTTGGTAAACTGCAGATCAACGTGTAAAATTCTCAACATTGCGCTCAATTTTCATATGCAGTACATTGTATtgataattaaaagaaaaaagaatattGTAAACCAAACTGATTGTATCTCGCTACAAATTAAACTTTGACCCCGGCTAATAAGTGTGTCCTTGCGCGATCATGTGAGCAGAACCGGAAGTGGTATTTGAGAATGAAAACGAAGATTATCTGAGCTCACAGTGGAAAGGTTTCAATTTTAGTGATTGCAGAGTGACAGACACTGGTACATAGTTTAATATCGGTTTACCCCAAGACAATAACAAGAGGAACTGGTAATCGAAAGGATACTGACACTGGATAAgctacatttgttttttaaggGCAGCGTTTTGACATTTTGGATGACAGCACTGTAGTTtactgtgtaggcctacacagccCATCTACGAACACAGTGCGGCTTGTTTGATGTCCTACTATTTTAATGTCTGTGTCAATGTTTTAAAAAGCGTCACGTTGTTTAGTTTGATATTTACATCAAATTTGTAAAGTGGGCTACACTGTAGCCCAGTTAAGTGAGTTCAGTTAAATCCCATAACCGTCGATTGAGGCGATATTTTACCATTTGATCTTTGAAAGTCACATTGATGATATGATTGTCAACTATCACATCATCAGATATGGCCATGATcgacatttaatttaattgaaataaTCTCAAGTCTGCATGTTACATAATGTAGATCACAGGCGACCTGTAAACCCTATTTGTGCCATCTACAAGTCTCGAAGATAAGAAATACTGTGCTGCAGATGCATGTTCTGTAATGCAGTAAggcataataaaaaaaacacttcacaatgcAGTTAACTCAAGTTGCAACTCCATAAAGATCTGTTCTATGTAAAGTTGTATAATGTTTGAATGTTCAGGTATGTGTTCTGTTTCAGACTGACTAGCTGAGATGTCGTGGAACCAGGGAGGCGGAGGGTATGGCTCTACAAAGGCCTACACTGATGAGCCGGGTATGGGAGAGTACAGAGATGACCCTGGGGGAAGAGGAGGATACCAGGACCAAGGCAAATCATTGCATGAATCATAGATGACAAGTGTTTCTTTTCCTAATATATACCAgacagtcttttttttttatactccCACTATGAAGTTTAGGGATAGGGGAGGGGTACCCTGGAATCactgtgtctgtctgtagacatgatatttttttagataTAGATCCTTCTAAAGTACTGCAGCAGTTTCTGtgaaaatttgcataatttttttccatGATAACTTGTGCATGCATACCTAACTTTTATGTTGTTTGCATCATTATTTACAAAGTTAATCATGATGTACACATTcatagttttgatttatttgattggtgttttagactGTGCTTCCAAAGTGTTGAGTTACATAGATTTCTGTGACAGTTTTGTATGTATCTTTCCTATGACCTGAAATTGTGCTTTCTTAGTGTTCCTGACAACATTTTCAGAGTTTACAGTTATTCCCATCTAGTTCTTTtcctttacatatatgtatatccaaAAGGCAGGGAATGGTGGGTAGTCTGGGTGGAGAGGCAGAAATTTTGGAAAACTGATCTGTGTTGGTCTTTAGATATTTTGCTTTGAATTAAACACATTTCTCATGGTATCTCAAGAATTGTCTTTAACCATGATAATTGTGGTGAACTATACACAAAGATTGAAACAAAAAGAACACCAGGTGTTAAATCAAAAGAGCATAAAAATGTTGTCAATGTTAAGGGGATGTGTTGTTTACTTTGATGTAGATTATAGTACCTGTTCATATTGTACACTGCAGGCTATGGTAACTTCACCAAGTTGTGCGACCAAATCAGCAGCAACATTTTTACCATAAATTCAGGGGGTAAGTCagttatagttatttatttattaaatctttCTGATATTGTCTGTAATATGTTTGATTCATCATTGGCGTATACATGAccttttttaaaatcaacattttatttgttttcatcaacTTCATCAACTTTTCATCATAATTGATGGTGATATAGTTCTTGGGAATATCGGTAAATGACATGTTAAGATCAGGACGAATATTTCAAAGCACCTGTAAAGTGTGTACATGCAGTTATGTTTCATTAATGTACTTTATTTTTCAGCCAATAATATTGACAAAGCCATGAAAAGTATTGGTACCCATAAAGATGGAGTGCAGTTAAGAGATAAAATGTGAGTACAAACTATGCTACAAAGCagacatgactggttgaccctgtgtcagtataatgtaactgttaAGGGAGTCATGTTTAGTgttttcagcatgatacttcagtggcagcagcactttggtgacgTGGACTTGCCGTGCTACAAGAAGAGACTGTATGTGTGCACACACTTGATGACTCCTCATTGTTATATGTCTGAAAAACtattaagtatgatgtaaaccctcaagcatatatacatgtacatcctgatTCAGTGAAGCAGTTTAAAGAGGGATGGGAAACTTCTACAGATATTCTGATGAACAGTATTTGGGTATGCAAGCGTGCCTGGTTTGATCTGTTGATATGTTACTTTTACAACCAACCTTCAATGTAATGTTTTAATACAGATCATCTTGAGTGATTTGAATCGTGTGTGGATTTAACATTGAAAGTTTAGGCAATTGTTCCACTGGGCTGTGTTTGGTTTCTGTGTTCATAAAGCTGACTGCAatagtatgagtgaaatattctttgttcATAACCAAATTATATGGTGAACAGCATGCACAAGCAAAATAAGGTGGTTTAAATCTacctgatgttttttttattttttttgtttgtgattACAGTCATGATATATCTACCAGCACGCAGAAGGTGGTCAATGAAACCATGAGATTATTTAAGAGGATGGCCTCACAAAGAAATATAGATAAGGTAAGTTGTTCATGTTATGCAAGGAAGTCATCCTAGATAAAGTAAGTTGTTCATATTCTCTAAAGAAGTCATCCTAGATAAGGTAAGTTCATAATCTGTAAGGAGGTCATCCTGTATAAGGAAAGTTGTTCATGTTCTTTGAGGAAGTAACCCTAGACAAGGTAGCTTGTTCAGGTCCTGTAAGGAAGTCGTTATAGATAGGGTAAGTTAATACTGTGTTCTGAAGTCATCCTAGATAAGGTTAGTTGTTCATGTTTTGTTACAAAGCCATTCTTGATAAGGTAAGCTGTTCATATTCTGTACAGAAGTCACCCTAGATACTGTAAGTTCTTATTCTCCAAGGAAATTGTCCTGTTTGCCTGCAGGAAGTTCACTCAGTGCAATCAGAAAGAATGGTGTAGTTTTGAGTGCAAACTCTTGTATCGTTAAAGATAAAAAATAGTACTACTGTATTATGTGACCTGTTAGAAATATTATGCAACTATTTtgggatcacatttactataacatgggtgtCTGAATAAAGTTTCGCAAACAGTTATTTAGAGTcaaacgtttgtgaacttgagaagtttctgaACGAAAGTTGTTTCTTCTGTGCCGCTGGAACATGATGAGACAAGTAATTGgtaaattaatatttacagaGGTTGCCTTACATATTTCGCAGATCACATGATTCAAGACGGCTATTTTTACCTTCAgggacaaaagagttcgaataCAAAACACCTCTATTGGGTTATGTAGAAATGAAATCTTGGGAAAATTATGGCTAAAGTCTGATAGTTTTCCTTTGATAAAATAATCTGCAGCTCACATGACTGATCTCTAGTGTCTAATTAAATAGAATTGTCGATGGGGAGTGGGCCATGACCAAGTGGTGAAGGTGCTTGGCTCGCAATTCTTCGGTCACACTGGGCGGACTCAATCCTGCTCATGTGTGGTCTTCCACAATTAAAACTACAAGTAGCTtgcatcgtataagtaaaaaaatcttGGTTAGTTTGTTTAACGgcaaccaaataagtaaatacagcTGTCAACTCAAACATGTATCCGATGATCAAGAGGAAAGGAGAATATTGTCAGTGAATCAAACAAGTACTTAGCCATTACAGACGTGCTGTATTAGGCTTGTGATTTTGATGCTGTTGAAGTGCAATGGTGTCTCTCTATTTGTTAATAGCGCAACAGAATGCAGTTAGACAGACTCAAGAGCCAGTTCCAGGAAGCAGTGCAGAGATTCTCTAGGCTACAGAAGGTAagatttaaacatttgaaagGTGGGTATTAAATAAAGGTTATCTGGGTTGATATTAAAGGAAAAGTCCgcagaaaaataatgaaagcaCCAATAGAACAACCAttgaatacatgtaggctacaatATGGTTCATAAAGATCATCTTACAATCACCAAGCTGTTGATCGCATTTCATtatgtgaaaaagaaaatctaGAAAACATGTAAAGATATTTCCaaatacagttttcagttgtctatctATTGGTGCTTGCTTCAGTGTTACATTTCCCTGTAATAATAGTCCCTTAGGGCTAAGGTTCTCAGGGTGGATATTCAAAATGCACTAAAGATGGATATTAAATGGTATTGTAAATGgcttaaaatgacaaaaaatatcattttaaggccttcttGAGCTTTTTAGATACCAAACTGTAGGTGAAATGTAGTGTTTAAATTTGAAGAAGACATAGTGGTTAGGTAATTTTTCAAGTGATGATAATTTTAAAGATAAAGAATATGCAGTGGCTGAAGCAGATGTGTGAATtcattgctttttgttttgcagaCAGCAGCAGAACGTGTTCGATCAACTACAGCACTGGGGGACAGAGAGGTCAAGCCCAAAAAGACATCAGACTGGCTGGTAACTGTGCATAGTTTCTGATAGCTGCAGTAGTTGTGCGGGTGTTGAAATAATGTATGAACACATCTCAAAGCACAAGAAATGGACACTTGAAATCTTCATCCTtaatttgatatacatgtatatatgatataaaagatGTTTTGGACGTGAATGCTGTAGAAATATAACTTTTCACCTCCATATTTCTTGTGTGTATTCTTAATTGGCTTTGTATAAAGTTCTTAGTGCTGTAGGGTTGATTATTGGCCCTAAATGGTTTGGTCCACAATACATGTTCGACTTTgtgaaaatttgaacaaaactgaAACCCCAGATGAACAGTGACTTATATCTGGCATAAAACATTCCACAAATACATGATTCTTTCAAGAATGGCTAGTGAGTGACAAGAGTGTGTTAGGCCaacattaaaaatgtgtttgtttgacCAGGCCAACACTCCAATGAAAGGCCTTAAGGGTTTATTGAATGTTATATTtgaatgttaatttctttataaATACTATCTTTTTCATTAGTGTGAATAATAAAAAGTACTgactttatattttttctgatagggTCAGTTTGTATCTATCATAATTTGGCcttatcatatacatgtataaacattgcAGGATGACGAGGACTATACCAGCCACACAGGAAACTATGTGGAGGGAAGTGGGGCCCCAAACCAGCAGCTGTTAGAGCAGGAGCTAGTCATAGACAATGACCTTAACCTGATCAGGGAGAGGGAGGACAGAATACGACAGCTAGAGGTGGGTACAGCTGACATGTACAGGTTATCGTCCATCCCATGCCCCCATCAGCTGAGGAGTCTCAATCTTACAATACTTTAAAAGCATAACTGAATGGAGGCTAAATTATGATTGCACACGGAAGATTCAGTGATAAGAGGTTAAACATTTTTGGCCCCTGATAAATGAgattgcaggttcaaatccagcacttGGTGGTTTGCGTTTGGTGTAAAGTCAAGAGGTTTATCAAGCATCTGACATAGGGTTATGGTTTAGTCTGGGTGCCCTGGTttctccacccgtaaacctCACTGTTGTATTgccacatatcaaataaataagtttcaAGATTAAGGGCAAAATAATAAGCCTTGGATACTTCTAATTCTCACCTGTTGTTGTAGATTGATGTAATTCTATAGTTGTTCTTttttaagacttttttttatgcatgtataactATTATAAAAGTAACGATAGTAAATAATTGATTTCAAAACTAACTGATTTGAATGGCATACATCTgcaaatttcagtttttatttctctttgtgATTACCACAATAGCTTTCAGAGACGTTTTTGGGCTTAGCATGGAGGTCAGTGTTGTGTGTAAGTAGTTTATAATTTTGTCTCTGAATTGCTATTGTTACAGTCAGACATTCTGGATGTAAATGAGATATTTCGGGACTTGGGGGCAATGGTTCAtgaacaaggggaggtaatagGTAAGTCAATCCTCCAGCTTCTAGAAGTATTGAAAGGCAGCAATAGTTCATGCCAAGGTAGTGTTCTAAATGTCCTCACCTCTTCCTATATGGACAATTTTCAGATCTTATATGTTCATCATGTGAAAGGTGTATgagcaaatattttatgacctaaCTTACCCAGCACAGTATAGTCAGTCTTaaggaaaatacatgtgaaagGTAATGACTTAATGGGTTATTTATGGTTGTATGGTCACAAGACTGTTACCAAACTTTCTTTTAGGAAAAGACAACATTGATTGTAAGTGTAATTTTATACAAGGCAAATGTACTTAAAAAAAGTGTGATCTTTATACCCTTGAAGAATTAAAAGAGCCATCATTGTGTGCAGATTGATTAGCTTAAAGTTGCTCAACTGAGACACTGCCATGTTTTTTATACATGGAGTGATCGTG encodes the following:
- the LOC135467666 gene encoding syntaxin-7-like — encoded protein: MSWNQGGGGYGSTKAYTDEPGMGEYRDDPGGRGGYQDQGYGNFTKLCDQISSNIFTINSGANNIDKAMKSIGTHKDGVQLRDKIHDISTSTQKVVNETMRLFKRMASQRNIDKRNRMQLDRLKSQFQEAVQRFSRLQKTAAERVRSTTALGDREVKPKKTSDWLDDEDYTSHTGNYVEGSGAPNQQLLEQELVIDNDLNLIREREDRIRQLESDILDVNEIFRDLGAMVHEQGEVIDCIEGNVEKASGNVESGAEQLTQASKYQKKARKKMCIILIIFVIIAAIITIILVTQLHR